In Macaca fascicularis isolate 582-1 chromosome 15, T2T-MFA8v1.1, one genomic interval encodes:
- the LOC102117292 gene encoding LOW QUALITY PROTEIN: interleukin-6 receptor subunit alpha (The sequence of the model RefSeq protein was modified relative to this genomic sequence to represent the inferred CDS: inserted 7 bases in 6 codons; deleted 1 base in 1 codon; substituted 7 bases at 7 genomic stop codons) has translation MICENYVEFKFGVGYCIPLTCPEGEPEXHATVHWLHRTPGAGSRPSRWAGXGRRLLLRSVQLCDSRNYSCCGAGCPAGLCFAGGCFAXEPQFSCFWKSPLSDIDCEXSPRSQGSXVKAVLLVRKFQNCQAELFQEPCQYSQESQKLCQXAVPEGDHSFYTVSLCVTNSVGSKFSKTQVLEGYGILQSDPAVNVTVIAVARKPCWLNVTWQDPHSWNWYFCRLWFELXYLAKXSKMFVMXMAKDLQHHCAIHNTWKGMRHQTQLQAQEELGXGLXSEWSPEVKGTLWADSRSPPAETTSTQTSTNNKDDDNILPRDSANVTSFLXLKKTWKLQGLKEDKTSLRMHWLCSLGWLVPERPRPTPLLIPLIXPSVSPSSLEIDATLGHGRPDARDPWSPYDISNRDYFFPI, from the exons GATACTGCATTCCCCTCACCTGCCCAGAGGGAGAacctg atcatgccactgtccACTGGTTGCACAGGACTCCAGGCGCAGGCTCACGCCCCAGCAGATGGGCTGG GGGAAGGAGGCTGCTTCTGAGGTCGGTGCAGCTCTGCGACTCTAGAAACTATTCTTGCTGCGGGGCTGGCTGTCCAGCAGGTCTGTGCTTTGCTGGTGGATGTTTCGCCTAGGAACCCCAGTTCTCCTGCTTCTGGAAGAGCCCTCTCAGTGACATTGATTGTGAATAGAGTCCTCGGAGTCAAGGTT GAGTCAAAGCTGTTCTATTGGTGAGGAAGTTTCAGAACTGTCAGGCAGAACTCTTCCAGGAGCCGTGCCAGTATTCTCAGGAGTCCCAGAAGCTCTGCC TGGCAGTACCAGAGGGAGATCACTCTTTCTATACAGTGTCCCTGTGTGTCACCAACAGTGTTGGGAGCAAGTTCAGCAAAACCCAAGTGTTGGAGGGTTATGGAATCCTGCAGTCTGACCCAGCTGTCAACGTCACAGTCATTGCTGTGGCCAGAAAGCCTTGCTGGCTCAACGTCACCTGGCAAGACCCCCACTCCTGGAACTGGTATTTCTGCAGACTATGGTTTGAGCTTTGATACCTGGCTAAATAGTCAAAGATGTTCGTAATGTGAATGGCCAAGGATCTCCAACATCACTGTGCCATTCACAACACCTGGAAAGGCATGAGGCACCAGACACAGCTTCAGGCCCAGGAGGAGCTGGGGTAAGGCTTGTGAAGTGAGTGGAGCCCAGAGGTCAAGGGCACCCTTTGGGCAGACTCCAGGAGTCCTCCAGCTGAGACCACCTCCACACAAACATCTACTAATAATAAAGATGATGATAATATTCTCCCCAGAGATTCTGCAAATGTAACAAGCTTCC GGTTAAAAAAGACATGGAAGTTGCAGGGTCTGAAAGAAGACAAGACCAGCCTGCGG ATGCACTGGCTGTGTTCTTTGGGGTGGCTGGTCCCAGAGAGACCTAGACCCACCCCATTACTTATTCCTCTCA TCCCATCAGTGTCCCCTAGCAGCCTCGAAATTGACGCCACCCTCGGCCATGGCCGACCAGATGCCAGGGACCCGTGGAGCCCTTATGACATCAGCAATAGAGACTATTTCTTCCCCATATAG